One segment of Niabella beijingensis DNA contains the following:
- a CDS encoding DUF4998 domain-containing protein, with product MKYKYALWLLLVSFINTLSCTTEPDDFKSFLDKEEIKYPGAITNTFVEPGNNRMVIGWNPSPDPSVSRYVIYWNNSADSLVVPAISHNPDDTVRALISGLQEYTYSFFIYSYDDKGNRSIRREVNNARVYGSTYKNNLFNRSLSTSPWAFVSDDGARLRIEYLTPDTVNVYTRIRYTSTAGTEKDAYLSGNDSAIVLPDYQTGSLITYQSYYKPTANAIDTFSVNNIDTVGRFSLSPDLVVCDKKLFKALELSYDAGVYSDETYVEHLWDGTTTPRDYPNIYHSSDKTKLPHVLTFDMGHIYYLLKQFEIIGRGCCHNPLSFEVWGTGDLTNAATTVPGGDASWKDQMLAKGWTLMADVNRSGDGVAPYKIDLSVPQGTPIRYIRIRTKTVASGSDNSSNFSQVTFWNKQ from the coding sequence ATGAAATATAAATATGCGCTCTGGTTATTGCTGGTAAGCTTTATTAACACACTGTCCTGTACAACAGAACCGGATGACTTTAAATCGTTCCTGGATAAAGAAGAGATCAAATATCCGGGAGCCATTACCAATACGTTTGTTGAGCCCGGTAACAACCGCATGGTGATCGGCTGGAACCCCAGTCCCGACCCAAGTGTGAGCCGGTATGTGATCTACTGGAACAACAGTGCAGACTCGCTGGTGGTACCGGCCATTTCGCACAACCCCGATGATACGGTGCGGGCCCTGATCTCCGGTTTGCAGGAGTATACCTATTCGTTCTTTATTTATTCGTATGATGATAAGGGCAACCGTTCCATCAGGCGGGAAGTGAACAATGCCCGTGTGTATGGAAGTACCTATAAGAACAATTTATTCAACCGGTCGCTGAGCACAAGCCCCTGGGCATTTGTAAGCGATGACGGTGCACGGTTGCGTATTGAATACCTCACCCCGGACACCGTGAATGTATATACCCGCATCCGTTATACCAGTACCGCCGGAACAGAAAAGGATGCTTATTTAAGCGGTAACGACAGTGCGATCGTATTACCGGATTATCAAACAGGAAGCCTGATCACCTATCAATCGTATTATAAACCGACCGCTAACGCTATCGACACCTTTTCGGTTAATAATATTGATACGGTAGGCCGGTTCAGCCTTTCACCCGATCTTGTGGTCTGTGATAAAAAACTGTTCAAGGCCCTGGAGCTTTCTTATGATGCGGGTGTTTACAGCGATGAAACGTATGTGGAGCATTTGTGGGATGGTACTACCACGCCCCGGGATTATCCCAATATCTATCACAGCAGCGATAAAACCAAACTTCCGCATGTGCTTACTTTTGATATGGGGCATATTTATTATCTCTTAAAACAATTTGAGATCATCGGCCGGGGTTGCTGCCATAACCCGTTGTCCTTTGAGGTCTGGGGTACCGGGGATCTTACAAATGCGGCTACTACGGTACCCGGCGGTGATGCTTCCTGGAAAGATCAGATGCTGGCCAAAGGCTGGACGCTGATGGCGGATGTGAACCGCAGCGGTGATGGGGTGGCGCCTTATAAGATCGACCTCAGTGTACCTCAGGGCACACCGATCCGGTACATCCGGATCCGGACAAAGACAGTAGCTTCCGGAAGTGATAATAGCAGTAACTTCAGCCAGGTGACCTTCTGGAATAAACAATAA
- a CDS encoding DUF4959 domain-containing protein, with protein sequence MNAFVTIRTKIAGLAFCLALISSCQKKSDYKDVISGDTSKPEPVTNIKVSNFNGGAYITYDLPQSENVLYVQANYKINGTTGRQTKSSFYSDSITVSGFEKSQDYRVILYTVSRANVLSDSVVVTVHPDTPPYLVTLPTITMQRDFGGIRIEAVNKLKANIGIVTIANDPVTKQYEIINQRYTSNDSILYSLRGYDTLPKQFGIYVTDQWGNKSDTVFNTVTPIYEVQMDKSKFSEYRLSSDAETGFGWVMSNLWNNNTGSPGYHTEQPILPLVWPATITFDMGQEAKLSRYTIWDRGIDGSGNWLWQAGAPLTWVLWGRTTTPVDETMPLANELPPVGQATANGWINMGFYRLPDKPSGLPNPQYTNADLQFWNDGFSYDFALDLPRVRYIRFQCLENVSLTNNFFNITELSFWGDPR encoded by the coding sequence ATGAACGCATTTGTTACCATACGAACTAAAATTGCCGGTCTGGCTTTTTGCCTGGCACTGATAAGCTCCTGCCAGAAAAAGAGTGATTATAAGGATGTCATTTCAGGAGACACATCCAAGCCGGAACCGGTTACGAACATTAAGGTATCCAACTTTAATGGAGGGGCCTATATAACGTATGATCTGCCGCAATCGGAAAACGTGCTTTACGTGCAGGCTAATTATAAAATAAACGGGACAACGGGCCGGCAGACAAAATCTTCCTTCTATTCAGACAGCATCACCGTAAGCGGGTTTGAAAAAAGTCAGGATTATCGGGTCATTTTATATACGGTGAGCAGGGCCAATGTGCTGTCGGATTCAGTGGTGGTGACGGTCCATCCGGATACGCCGCCGTACCTGGTTACCCTGCCCACCATCACCATGCAGCGCGATTTCGGAGGCATCCGGATTGAAGCGGTGAACAAACTGAAGGCCAATATCGGCATTGTAACCATTGCAAATGATCCGGTAACCAAACAATACGAGATCATCAACCAGCGGTATACCAGCAACGACAGCATTCTTTACAGTCTCAGGGGTTATGATACCCTGCCCAAACAGTTTGGTATTTATGTGACGGATCAGTGGGGGAATAAATCCGATACGGTATTTAATACCGTTACACCCATCTATGAAGTACAGATGGATAAATCGAAGTTCTCGGAATACCGGTTGTCATCGGATGCAGAGACCGGCTTTGGGTGGGTGATGTCCAATTTATGGAACAATAATACCGGGTCGCCGGGATATCATACCGAACAACCGATCCTTCCGCTGGTGTGGCCGGCTACCATTACATTTGATATGGGACAGGAAGCGAAACTGAGCCGGTACACGATCTGGGATCGGGGTATAGATGGAAGCGGCAACTGGCTCTGGCAGGCCGGCGCCCCGCTCACCTGGGTGCTCTGGGGCAGAACGACAACACCGGTGGATGAGACGATGCCGCTGGCGAATGAACTGCCGCCGGTAGGACAGGCAACGGCAAACGGATGGATCAATATGGGATTTTACCGCTTGCCCGATAAACCGTCCGGCTTGCCCAATCCGCAGTATACCAATGCCGACCTGCAATTCTGGAACGACGGGTTCAGTTATGATTTTGCACTGGACCTGCCACGGGTGAGGTATATACGCTTCCAGTGCCTGGAGAATGTTTCACTCACGAACAATTTTTTTAATATTACCGAACTCAGTTTCTGGGGCGACCCCCGGTAA